A stretch of Tenrec ecaudatus isolate mTenEca1 chromosome 2, mTenEca1.hap1, whole genome shotgun sequence DNA encodes these proteins:
- the LYRM7 gene encoding complex III assembly factor LYRM7 isoform X5, protein MGRAAKVLQLFKTLHRTRQQVFKNDVRALAAARKKINEEFKNNKSETSPKKIEENWFLEKTFLWKMCPTVIRQLRNSDSPRTGSSSCTV, encoded by the exons ATGGGTCGGGCGGCCAAG GTTTTACAGCTCTTCAAAACATTGCACAGGACCAGACAACAAGTTTTTAAAAACGATGTCAGAGCACTAGCAG cagccagaaaaaagataaatgaagaattcaaaaataataaaagtgaGACATCACCTAAGAAAATAGAAGAG aattggtTCCTAGAAAAGACCTTCTTGTGGAAAATGTGCCCTACTGTGATTCGCCAACTCAGAAACAGTGACTCTCCTAGGACCGGGTCAAGCAGTTGTACTGTGTGA
- the LYRM7 gene encoding complex III assembly factor LYRM7 isoform X1 — protein MGRAAKVLQLFKTLHRTRQQVFKNDVRALAAARKKINEEFKNNKSETSPKKIEERQQVAHWIKDIAMAKARALTAQKFCLHLRPVTETKERFSHRAQFSAQLMKIGSDVELLLRKSVIQGIHTDHNTLKLVPRKDLLVENVPYCDSPTQKQ, from the exons ATGGGTCGGGCGGCCAAG GTTTTACAGCTCTTCAAAACATTGCACAGGACCAGACAACAAGTTTTTAAAAACGATGTCAGAGCACTAGCAG cagccagaaaaaagataaatgaagaattcaaaaataataaaagtgaGACATCACCTAAGAAAATAGAAGAG AGACAGCAAGTTGCCCACTGGATCAAGGATATAGCCATGGCCAAAGCAAGAGCACTAACCGCACAGAAATTCTGTCTTCACCTAAGGCCAGTGACTGAAACTAAGGAGCGATTCAGCCACCGAGCTCAGTTTTCAGCTCAA CTAATGAAAATAGGATCCGATGTTGAATTGTTACTCAGAAAGTCTGTTATACAAGGTATTCACACAGACCACAATACACTGA aattggtTCCTAGAAAAGACCTTCTTGTGGAAAATGTGCCCTACTGTGATTCGCCAACTCAGAAACAGTGA
- the LYRM7 gene encoding complex III assembly factor LYRM7 isoform X3: MGRAAKVLQLFKTLHRTRQQVFKNDVRALAAARKKINEEFKNNKSETSPKKIEELMKIGSDVELLLRKSVIQGIHTDHNTLKLVPRKDLLVENVPYCDSPTQKQ; the protein is encoded by the exons ATGGGTCGGGCGGCCAAG GTTTTACAGCTCTTCAAAACATTGCACAGGACCAGACAACAAGTTTTTAAAAACGATGTCAGAGCACTAGCAG cagccagaaaaaagataaatgaagaattcaaaaataataaaagtgaGACATCACCTAAGAAAATAGAAGAG CTAATGAAAATAGGATCCGATGTTGAATTGTTACTCAGAAAGTCTGTTATACAAGGTATTCACACAGACCACAATACACTGA aattggtTCCTAGAAAAGACCTTCTTGTGGAAAATGTGCCCTACTGTGATTCGCCAACTCAGAAACAGTGA
- the LYRM7 gene encoding complex III assembly factor LYRM7 isoform X6 — translation MGRAAKVLQLFKTLHRTRQQVFKNDVRALAARKKINEEFKNNKSETSPKKIEENWFLEKTFLWKMCPTVIRQLRNSDSPRTGSSSCTV, via the exons ATGGGTCGGGCGGCCAAG GTTTTACAGCTCTTCAAAACATTGCACAGGACCAGACAACAAGTTTTTAAAAACGATGTCAGAGCACTAGCAG ccagaaaaaagataaatgaagaattcaaaaataataaaagtgaGACATCACCTAAGAAAATAGAAGAG aattggtTCCTAGAAAAGACCTTCTTGTGGAAAATGTGCCCTACTGTGATTCGCCAACTCAGAAACAGTGACTCTCCTAGGACCGGGTCAAGCAGTTGTACTGTGTGA
- the LYRM7 gene encoding complex III assembly factor LYRM7 isoform X2 codes for MGRAAKVLQLFKTLHRTRQQVFKNDVRALAARKKINEEFKNNKSETSPKKIEERQQVAHWIKDIAMAKARALTAQKFCLHLRPVTETKERFSHRAQFSAQLMKIGSDVELLLRKSVIQGIHTDHNTLKLVPRKDLLVENVPYCDSPTQKQ; via the exons ATGGGTCGGGCGGCCAAG GTTTTACAGCTCTTCAAAACATTGCACAGGACCAGACAACAAGTTTTTAAAAACGATGTCAGAGCACTAGCAG ccagaaaaaagataaatgaagaattcaaaaataataaaagtgaGACATCACCTAAGAAAATAGAAGAG AGACAGCAAGTTGCCCACTGGATCAAGGATATAGCCATGGCCAAAGCAAGAGCACTAACCGCACAGAAATTCTGTCTTCACCTAAGGCCAGTGACTGAAACTAAGGAGCGATTCAGCCACCGAGCTCAGTTTTCAGCTCAA CTAATGAAAATAGGATCCGATGTTGAATTGTTACTCAGAAAGTCTGTTATACAAGGTATTCACACAGACCACAATACACTGA aattggtTCCTAGAAAAGACCTTCTTGTGGAAAATGTGCCCTACTGTGATTCGCCAACTCAGAAACAGTGA
- the LYRM7 gene encoding complex III assembly factor LYRM7 isoform X4, translating to MGRAAKVLQLFKTLHRTRQQVFKNDVRALAARKKINEEFKNNKSETSPKKIEELMKIGSDVELLLRKSVIQGIHTDHNTLKLVPRKDLLVENVPYCDSPTQKQ from the exons ATGGGTCGGGCGGCCAAG GTTTTACAGCTCTTCAAAACATTGCACAGGACCAGACAACAAGTTTTTAAAAACGATGTCAGAGCACTAGCAG ccagaaaaaagataaatgaagaattcaaaaataataaaagtgaGACATCACCTAAGAAAATAGAAGAG CTAATGAAAATAGGATCCGATGTTGAATTGTTACTCAGAAAGTCTGTTATACAAGGTATTCACACAGACCACAATACACTGA aattggtTCCTAGAAAAGACCTTCTTGTGGAAAATGTGCCCTACTGTGATTCGCCAACTCAGAAACAGTGA
- the LYRM7 gene encoding complex III assembly factor LYRM7 isoform X7 produces the protein MAKARALTAQKFCLHLRPVTETKERFSHRAQFSAQLMKIGSDVELLLRKSVIQGIHTDHNTLKLVPRKDLLVENVPYCDSPTQKQ, from the exons ATGGCCAAAGCAAGAGCACTAACCGCACAGAAATTCTGTCTTCACCTAAGGCCAGTGACTGAAACTAAGGAGCGATTCAGCCACCGAGCTCAGTTTTCAGCTCAA CTAATGAAAATAGGATCCGATGTTGAATTGTTACTCAGAAAGTCTGTTATACAAGGTATTCACACAGACCACAATACACTGA aattggtTCCTAGAAAAGACCTTCTTGTGGAAAATGTGCCCTACTGTGATTCGCCAACTCAGAAACAGTGA